The window CTGGGCGCTCTGCCACGGCGGTCTGATCGCGACGCTCGCGGACACCGCGTTCGCGGTCGCCTGCAACTCGCGGGGCGAGGTGACGGTCGCCGCCGGATTCGACATCACGTTCCTGGAGTCCGCGCGCGCCGGTGACCGGCTGCTCGCCCGGGCGACCGAACGGGCCACCCGGGGTCGCTCCGGCGTCTACGACGTCACGGTCCTGCGCCTGGCCCACGACGAAACCCCCGCCGAGGTCATCGCCGAGTTCCGGGGCCGGAGCCGGTCGCTCGGGCGCGCCATCCCCGGGCTCGCCGCCGATTTTCGGGAAGACCACCCCTGAGCCCCTCCGCCAGCGGTGCTCTTCCGAAAAACCACCACGGGCGGTTCACGCGCGGCGGGTCAGGCC of the Cryptosporangium minutisporangium genome contains:
- the paaI gene encoding hydroxyphenylacetyl-CoA thioesterase PaaI; protein product: MLEDTARRSAEVMLAGDAASRSLGMGLEHVGTGTAEVSMRVRPDMTNGWALCHGGLIATLADTAFAVACNSRGEVTVAAGFDITFLESARAGDRLLARATERATRGRSGVYDVTVLRLAHDETPAEVIAEFRGRSRSLGRAIPGLAADFREDHP